Proteins from one Cellulosilyticum lentocellum DSM 5427 genomic window:
- the yabQ gene encoding spore cortex biosynthesis protein YabQ produces MNQIVSSQTRLFITSIEIGIMMGIIFDLVRIVRKIIKHPNFFVQLEDMLYWIFCGFTGFYMLYICNYADIRPYIFIGIILGATLYFLTFSIVFMGIMTRIINYVKAVLRKLYHLILIPVRGTIRLIKVPLNYIQNKHNQMKYYQKLKRRAVARKKYQQEADKKTERFLKNQKI; encoded by the coding sequence ATGAATCAAATTGTAAGCAGTCAAACCAGGCTCTTTATCACTTCTATCGAAATAGGGATTATGATGGGGATTATATTTGACCTAGTAAGAATTGTGAGAAAAATTATAAAGCACCCTAATTTCTTTGTACAGCTAGAAGATATGCTATACTGGATTTTTTGTGGTTTTACTGGGTTCTATATGCTTTATATATGTAATTATGCAGATATAAGACCTTATATCTTTATTGGTATTATTTTAGGAGCAACTCTGTATTTCCTAACCTTTAGCATTGTTTTTATGGGAATTATGACTAGGATTATTAATTATGTAAAAGCAGTACTTAGAAAGCTTTATCATCTAATCCTTATCCCTGTTAGAGGAACTATAAGGCTAATTAAGGTTCCTTTAAATTACATACAAAATAAACACAATCAGATGAAATACTATCAAAAACTTAAAAGACGGGCGGTTGCCAGGAAGAAATATCAACAAGAGGCAGATAAAAAAACAGAACGTTTTTTAAAAAATCAAAAAATATGA
- a CDS encoding FtsB family cell division protein encodes MRKQKVIILRITFIVTTLGVLGLFVSGQNLRVLNQKVDKELEVTREKVAVQQDKLEALQKEVTDINSKEYIEKVATDQLGMVEEDTIVFREKK; translated from the coding sequence ATGAGAAAACAAAAAGTAATCATTTTAAGAATTACATTTATCGTCACTACCCTGGGAGTATTGGGCTTGTTTGTAAGTGGACAAAATCTTAGGGTATTGAACCAAAAAGTTGATAAAGAGTTAGAAGTAACAAGAGAAAAAGTAGCTGTTCAACAAGATAAGCTAGAGGCACTACAAAAAGAAGTGACAGATATTAACTCTAAAGAGTATATTGAAAAGGTAGCAACAGATCAACTGGGTATGGTAGAAGAGGATACAATTGTCTTTCGAGAAAAGAAATAG
- the prfB gene encoding peptide chain release factor 2 (programmed frameshift) yields the protein MLEMEQLQTSLQPYKAKLVEMGNRLDIEGCKVKASELEEMSMDNAFWNDIERAQSVLQQLKNYKDRIEKYDKLCGSFEDILVLIEMANEDEDIGLAEEAKACAKTFEEDYSEMLTATLLDQEYDRNNAILELHPGAGGTEACDWVAMLFRMYTRWADRKGFKVEVLDYLDGDEAGIKSVTIQISGENAYGYLKSEKGIHRLVRISPFDSSGRRHTSFASCDVIPEITDEIEIDIRPEDLRIDTYRSTGAGGQHVNTTDSAVRITHLPTNIVVQCQNERSQIQNRERAMQMLKAKLYEKEQEERMDRIDGIRGEKKDIAWGSQIRSYVFHPYNMVKDHRTSEETGNTSAVMDGDIDRFMNAYLGWIHQKD from the exons ATGTTAGAAATGGAGCAATTGCAGACAAGTTTGCAACCGTATAAAGCGAAATTAGTTGAAATGGGGAACCGTCTT GACATCGAAGGATGCAAAGTTAAAGCTAGTGAACTAGAAGAAATGTCTATGGACAATGCTTTTTGGAATGATATAGAAAGGGCCCAAAGTGTACTACAACAACTTAAAAATTATAAAGACCGTATAGAAAAATACGATAAATTATGTGGTAGTTTTGAAGATATTTTAGTGCTGATAGAAATGGCTAATGAGGATGAGGATATTGGGCTAGCAGAGGAAGCAAAAGCATGTGCCAAAACTTTTGAAGAAGATTACAGTGAAATGCTTACTGCCACGTTATTAGATCAGGAGTATGACCGTAATAATGCCATATTAGAACTCCATCCAGGAGCAGGTGGAACTGAGGCGTGTGACTGGGTAGCTATGCTTTTTAGAATGTATACAAGATGGGCTGACAGAAAAGGTTTTAAGGTGGAAGTCCTTGATTATCTCGATGGAGATGAAGCAGGTATTAAGTCAGTAACTATTCAAATAAGTGGTGAGAATGCCTATGGTTATTTAAAATCTGAAAAGGGAATTCACCGTTTAGTACGTATATCACCTTTTGATTCTTCTGGAAGAAGACATACTTCTTTTGCTTCGTGTGATGTTATACCTGAGATTACAGATGAAATAGAAATTGATATTAGGCCAGAAGACTTACGTATAGATACGTATCGTTCGACAGGTGCAGGTGGACAACATGTCAATACAACAGATTCAGCTGTGCGTATTACTCATTTACCAACTAATATCGTGGTACAATGCCAAAATGAACGTTCACAGATTCAAAATAGAGAAAGAGCTATGCAAATGCTAAAAGCAAAACTCTATGAAAAAGAACAAGAGGAACGTATGGATAGAATAGATGGTATACGAGGAGAAAAAAAAGATATTGCATGGGGAAGTCAAATTAGATCCTATGTTTTTCATCCCTATAATATGGTAAAGGACCATAGAACGAGTGAGGAAACAGGTAATACTTCAGCCGTTATGGATGGAGATATAGACCGCTTTATGAATGCTTATTTAGGATGGATTCATCAAAAAGATTGA
- a CDS encoding chemotaxis protein CheW: MESKQIVVFKLLEHEFGMDIIKVLEIQNYESIRPVPEVPDYIEGIINVRGVVFTIFNLRKRLNLPLQENLSHSKLILMNLKDNRVGFIVDSVSEILTVETMHIEESSTILGKKEVSCIQGIIKKADQMILLLDVDILISETQEMMPLGVNDENNYSSNSK, from the coding sequence ATGGAGAGTAAGCAGATTGTCGTTTTCAAATTATTAGAACATGAGTTTGGTATGGATATAATAAAGGTGTTAGAAATACAAAATTATGAATCAATAAGGCCTGTACCAGAGGTGCCCGATTATATAGAGGGGATTATCAATGTGAGAGGTGTTGTATTTACCATATTCAATTTACGAAAAAGACTAAACCTGCCATTACAGGAAAACTTAAGTCATTCAAAACTGATTTTAATGAATCTAAAGGATAATAGGGTTGGGTTTATTGTGGATAGTGTATCAGAGATATTAACAGTAGAAACCATGCATATAGAAGAATCATCAACTATATTAGGAAAAAAAGAAGTAAGCTGTATACAAGGAATTATCAAAAAAGCAGATCAAATGATTCTTTTATTGGATGTAGATATACTTATTTCAGAGACACAAGAAATGATGCCGTTAGGAGTAAATGATGAAAACAATTATAGTAGCAACTCAAAATAA
- a CDS encoding XTP/dITP diphosphatase encodes MKTIIVATQNKGKVKEIKEMLADLQVEVKTMGEAGIDIDIEENGTTFEANAIIKSEAIAALEPNAIVIADDSGLEIDYLNKEPGVYSARYLGKDTSYEIKNQMILEKLQDVAKEERTARFVCSIAMSRKNEATITTTGVLEGYIGYEAKGTNGFGYDPIFYVEELGTSTAMLSMEEKNQISHRAKALKAMKKELLKVL; translated from the coding sequence ATGAAAACAATTATAGTAGCAACTCAAAATAAAGGAAAAGTAAAAGAAATAAAAGAGATGTTAGCTGATCTACAAGTTGAAGTAAAAACTATGGGAGAAGCAGGGATAGATATAGATATCGAAGAAAATGGTACGACCTTTGAAGCGAATGCCATCATTAAGTCAGAAGCAATAGCAGCGCTTGAACCAAATGCTATTGTAATTGCAGATGATTCAGGGCTAGAAATTGATTATTTAAATAAGGAACCGGGTGTATATTCTGCTAGGTATTTAGGGAAAGATACATCATATGAAATAAAAAATCAAATGATATTAGAAAAATTACAAGATGTAGCTAAAGAAGAACGAACAGCAAGATTCGTTTGTAGTATTGCTATGAGTCGTAAGAATGAAGCTACAATAACGACAACAGGTGTATTAGAAGGCTATATTGGTTATGAAGCGAAGGGCACTAATGGATTCGGATATGACCCTATTTTTTACGTAGAAGAATTAGGGACTTCTACAGCTATGCTCTCTATGGAGGAGAAGAATCAAATTAGTCATCGTGCCAAAGCACTTAAAGCTATGAAAAAAGAATTATTAAAAGTACTGTAG
- a CDS encoding metallophosphoesterase family protein yields MKVLIISDTHGKIENVKMILERTIPLGVGTVLHCGDYVSDARLLQKYYPGVEIYYVYGNCDVGFGGAYSEVVTIEGVSFYMTHGHRYGVKWGEYDDLIIDAIAHEAQVAVCGHSHCAHIERKEDVLLLNPGSMTQPRDGKYPSYAIVEVKGGQIKEANIMQIIENENVIIHPISNRYRAR; encoded by the coding sequence ATGAAAGTACTAATAATAAGTGATACTCATGGAAAGATTGAAAATGTAAAAATGATATTAGAACGCACAATTCCTCTAGGTGTGGGTACTGTATTGCATTGTGGAGATTATGTTAGTGATGCAAGGCTATTACAAAAATACTATCCTGGTGTAGAGATATATTATGTGTATGGTAATTGTGATGTTGGCTTTGGAGGTGCATACAGTGAAGTGGTAACTATAGAAGGTGTATCCTTTTATATGACTCATGGGCACAGGTATGGTGTAAAATGGGGAGAATATGATGATCTTATTATTGATGCCATAGCTCATGAAGCACAGGTAGCAGTATGTGGTCATTCTCATTGTGCTCATATAGAGAGAAAAGAAGATGTACTTCTATTAAACCCGGGAAGTATGACGCAGCCTAGAGATGGAAAATACCCTTCTTATGCTATTGTAGAAGTTAAGGGTGGGCAAATCAAAGAAGCAAATATCATGCAAATAATTGAGAATGAGAATGTCATTATACATCCTATAAGTAATAGATATAGGGCAAGGTAA
- a CDS encoding CYTH domain-containing protein, whose product MEIERKFLVQDYPSLEAYSSEKITQAYISTDPVIRLREMGNQYFLTVKSQGHMIREEFEMPITKEQYDSLYKKVDSSPIKKTRYFIPLENQLTAELDIYQGHLDGLCTVEVEFTSVAAADSFKAPQWFGKDITLDNRYKNNNLATYGVPTEK is encoded by the coding sequence TTGGAAATTGAACGTAAATTTTTAGTGCAAGACTATCCTTCACTTGAAGCATACTCAAGCGAAAAAATAACACAGGCATACATTTCAACCGATCCTGTTATAAGGCTTCGTGAGATGGGAAACCAATATTTTCTTACAGTTAAATCCCAAGGGCATATGATACGAGAAGAATTTGAAATGCCCATCACCAAAGAGCAGTATGATTCTCTTTATAAAAAAGTAGATAGCTCGCCTATTAAAAAAACAAGGTATTTTATTCCTTTAGAAAATCAATTAACAGCTGAGTTAGATATCTATCAAGGTCACTTAGATGGCTTATGCACCGTAGAAGTTGAATTTACTTCCGTAGCCGCTGCTGATTCTTTCAAAGCTCCTCAGTGGTTTGGAAAAGACATCACATTAGATAATCGCTATAAAAACAATAATTTAGCTACCTATGGAGTTCCTACAGAAAAATAG
- a CDS encoding glycosyltransferase family protein, whose amino-acid sequence MGKYKVCVYAISKDEEQFVERWMDAVSEADLVVVLDTGSTDETVGKLRKRGAIVYEDKIEPWRFDVARNKALDYVPIDVDICVSNDLDEVFEKGWRKKLEEVWRPFYTRAKYRFTWSYKADSSPDKQFVMEKIHARNNFRWIHPVHEVLEYIGEEPDQSVAIYDIVLNHYPDLTKPRSQYLALLELSAEENPMDDRTIFWLGREYMYYSQYDACIEILKRHLSLPTATWDEERSASMRFISNSYKAMENMSEAKVWLYRAIAECPYVREPYVYMAKLAYSEENWELLFFVTEKGLEIKERSGSYLVEPESWGYILEDYAAISCYYLGLYEKSYEHAIKACELLPNDSRLENNKKLIKAKL is encoded by the coding sequence ATGGGAAAATATAAGGTATGTGTTTATGCGATTAGTAAAGATGAAGAGCAGTTTGTTGAGCGGTGGATGGATGCTGTAAGTGAAGCAGATTTAGTAGTTGTTTTGGACACTGGTTCTACGGATGAGACGGTTGGTAAATTGCGTAAAAGAGGGGCGATTGTTTATGAAGATAAGATAGAGCCATGGAGATTTGATGTGGCTCGAAATAAGGCCTTAGACTATGTGCCTATAGATGTAGATATTTGTGTATCCAACGACTTAGATGAAGTATTTGAAAAAGGATGGAGAAAAAAACTAGAAGAAGTCTGGCGACCTTTTTATACAAGAGCAAAATATAGATTTACATGGTCATATAAAGCGGATAGTAGTCCTGATAAACAATTTGTAATGGAAAAAATACATGCTAGGAATAATTTTAGGTGGATTCATCCTGTACATGAGGTACTTGAGTATATTGGAGAAGAACCAGATCAGTCAGTAGCTATTTATGATATTGTGTTAAATCATTATCCAGACTTAACTAAACCTAGGAGTCAATACTTAGCTTTATTGGAATTATCAGCAGAAGAAAACCCTATGGATGATCGTACAATTTTTTGGCTAGGGCGAGAGTATATGTATTATAGCCAATATGATGCTTGTATAGAGATTTTAAAGAGGCATCTGTCGTTACCAACAGCTACTTGGGATGAGGAAAGGTCAGCTTCTATGCGTTTTATTTCTAATAGTTATAAAGCAATGGAGAATATGTCAGAAGCAAAAGTATGGCTTTATCGGGCTATAGCGGAGTGCCCATATGTAAGAGAACCTTATGTATATATGGCAAAGTTGGCGTACAGTGAAGAAAATTGGGAATTATTATTTTTTGTAACAGAAAAAGGATTAGAAATAAAAGAAAGGTCTGGAAGTTATTTAGTTGAACCTGAGAGCTGGGGATATATATTAGAAGATTACGCAGCTATTTCTTGTTATTACTTAGGTCTTTATGAAAAATCTTATGAACATGCTATAAAAGCGTGTGAGTTATTACCTAACGACTCAAGATTAGAAAATAATAAAAAACTTATTAAAGCCAAATTATAA